CCGGCACCGGCGCACTTGAGTGGAGCCCCGCCGACCTGGCCGGCCGCGAGTTGAGCCTGGTGCTGATGCGTCCCGACGGCGGGGCCGACCTGGGCCTGGACCTGCGCGCCGAACTGCGCGCCGGTTGGGTGGCCCCGGCCACCTGGGGCTCACTGGCCGGCGGCGTCCTGCTGGTCATCCTCGCCGCACTGGTCCTGCTGCGGCCGATCCGTCCGCGCGAAGTGATCTTCGTGGTCGAGCCCGATCAGGTGCCGGTGCTCGCCGGCCGGCTCGGGGTGAGTTCGCTCAGCGGCCTGGGCACTGCGCCGTCACCGGGACCGCGCCGCCCGGCCGAGCGGCAACTGGTCTCCGTGGCCACCGCCGCCGCCCACCCCACCCCGTCCATCGGCACCACCCCGTCCCCCAACCCCGCCCCACCCCTAGCCCCCGCCCCGGCCCCGCACCTCTCCCCGGCCCCGCACCTCGCCCCGGCCTCGCACCTGGGCCCGGCCTCGCACTTGGGCCCGGCCCCGCACTTGAGCCCGGCCCCGCACCTGGGCCCGGCCCCGCACCTGGGCCCGGCCCCGCACCTGGGCCCGGCCCCGCAAACGCCCACGGCGATCGCCCCGATCCCCCGCCCGGAAACCCTCGCCGACCTCCCCGCCCCCGAGCACCCCTCCGCCCACCCACCCCACCCCACTGACCTCCCGCCACCACCTGCCTCGCCGATCTTGCACTTCTTGTCTCGACAAAAGCACTATAAGGGGCAAACCGGCGACCGAAAGTGCAAGATCGGCGAGGCGAGGCGAGGCGAGGGGAGGGAGGCGAGGCGCGGGGGCGAGGGAGGGCGAGGGAGGGCGGGCTCAGTGGGGAGGGGGTTTTGGGGAGGGGGTTGGTTGGGGGGACTGGGTGGTCGGGGCGGTGCTCTCGGTACGCACCGGCAGGGTGACCAGTAGCAGCAGGCAGAGCAGCACGTAGGTGTTGCGGAGCAGGAACTCCCAGGGCGTGCTGGTCGGCACCGGGGCGACACCGAAGTCGTAGAAGGAGACCACGCCGTACACGATGATCGCCGAGGTGCCGACGGCGAGCGTGCCCAGCCGGCGGCGCTGGCGGGCGCCGGTTTCGGTGCGCGGGTCGGTGCGCAGCGTCGCGTCGACCAGGATCACCACCGCGGGGATGAACCAGTAGATGTGGTGGGTCCAGGTGATCGGGCTGACCAGGGCCGCCACCAGGCCGGTCAGGGTCAGGCCGGTGAGGGCGTCCCCGGCGCGGGCGGCCCGTACCGCCCGCCACAGGCCGTATCCGGCGATGGCCGCGACCAGCGGCAGCCAGATCAGCCGGTTCGGCTCCTCCGGCGCGGTGAGCCGGCTCAGCAGCCCGAACAGTGACTGGTTGCCGGTGTAGTCGGTCCGGCCGACCCGGTCGGTGGCCCACAGCTCGTGCGTCCAGAACCGCCACGAGTCGCCGGGCGCGACCGCCGCGGCGAGCAGGGTCGCGGCGGCGGCGGTCGCGGCAGCCACCACCGCCGCCCGCCACCGCCGGGTCGCCAGCAGGTAGACCACGAAAATGCCGGGGAAGAGCTTGAGCGCCGTGGCCAGGCCGATGCCCACCCCGGCCCACCTGCTGTTCTTGGGTACGGCGAAGAGCAGGTCGGCCAGGATCAGGACCACCAGCAGCATGTTGATCTGCCCGAAGGTGATGGTCTCCCTCGTGCTCTCCACCGCCAGCACGAGCAGTACCCCCACCACGAGGGTGAACAGGTGTGGCAGGCGGTGCCGGCGGATCACCGGGTCGAGTAGCCACTTCGTGCTGATCACCACGCCCAGCAGGGTCAACCCGGTGAAGATCACCACCGTCGCGCCGAGCTTCGGCAGGGCGAACGGCAGCAGCAGCAACGCGGCGAACGGGGGATAGGTGAAATACAGCTCACCCTGCACCCGGTCCGGCTGGACGTAGTCGTAGAGCGGGTTGCCGGCGAGCCACCAGTCCATCGCCGCCATGTAGATCTTCAGGTCGAAGAAGTTGTGCACCGTGCCCGGCAGGTACAGCGCCGGTAGCACCGCGGCCATCGCGAGCGCGCCCACCACTCGGCGTGCCGTACGGCTACCGGGGTCCTCGACGTCGACGGCGGAGGGTGTGGCGGGATCGGCGGGCACGGGAAAGACCCTAGCGGTCGGTGGCCCCGGCGGCGCGCAGCCACGAGGCTTGCGCTGCGCGTAGGCTGTCCCGGTGGCTGATCTTCTCGTCTGGATCGACTGTGAGATGACCGGGCTCGACCTGCGTG
This DNA window, taken from Micromonospora sp. FIMYZ51, encodes the following:
- a CDS encoding glycosyltransferase family 87 protein; translated protein: MPADPATPSAVDVEDPGSRTARRVVGALAMAAVLPALYLPGTVHNFFDLKIYMAAMDWWLAGNPLYDYVQPDRVQGELYFTYPPFAALLLLPFALPKLGATVVIFTGLTLLGVVISTKWLLDPVIRRHRLPHLFTLVVGVLLVLAVESTRETITFGQINMLLVVLILADLLFAVPKNSRWAGVGIGLATALKLFPGIFVVYLLATRRWRAAVVAAATAAAATLLAAAVAPGDSWRFWTHELWATDRVGRTDYTGNQSLFGLLSRLTAPEEPNRLIWLPLVAAIAGYGLWRAVRAARAGDALTGLTLTGLVAALVSPITWTHHIYWFIPAVVILVDATLRTDPRTETGARQRRRLGTLAVGTSAIIVYGVVSFYDFGVAPVPTSTPWEFLLRNTYVLLCLLLLVTLPVRTESTAPTTQSPQPTPSPKPPPH